The Allocoprobacillus halotolerans nucleotide sequence GCGAAAAACGGAATTTGTCGTAAATGTTATGGCCGTAACTTAGCAACTGGTGAACAAGTTGAATTAGGGGAAGCGATTGGTATTATGGCTGCTCAATCTATCGGTGAGCCAGGTACACAGTTAACAATGCGTACTTTCCACATGGGTGGAGTTGCTGGTGGAGCTGATATCACTCAAGGTTTACCACGTATTCAAGAGTTATTTGAAGCGAGAAATCCAAAAGCAAAATCAATTATTTCAGAAATCGATGGTGAAGTTTCTAATATCATTGATAACAATGGTAGAGCAGAAGTTGTCGTTTCTAACCTATTAGAAACAAGAAGTTATTTAACACCATATGGTGCAAAATTAAGAGTTTCTGTTGGAGATGAAGTTGGTATTGGTTCTAAAATTACTGAAGGTTCTATTGATCCAAAAGAATTATTAGCTGTTGCAGATGTTAAAGCTGTAGAAAACTATATCTTAAAAGAAGTTCAAAAAGTTTATCGTTTACAAGGTATTGAAATTTCAGATAAGCACATCGAAGTTATTATCCATCAAATGTTGAAGAAAATGAGAATTGTTGAAGGTGGAGATACAGGTGCCTTACCGGGAACTCATATTAATGTTCAACGTTTTACAGAACTTAACAAAGAAGTTTTAAAGGCTGGTAAACATCCTGCTGTGGCTAGACCAATTTTATTAGGTATTACTAAAGCTTCACTTGAAACTGAATCATTCTTATCAGCTGCATCATTCCAGGAAACAACAAAAATCTTAACGGATGCTGCAATTAAAGGCAAAGTGGATGAATTAAGTGGACTTAAAGAAAATGTTATTATTGGTAAATTATTACCTGCTGGTACAGGTCTTAGAGGGCCATTGAAATCTCCTGAAACAATTGCTAGAGAATTAGAAGAAGCACGTAAAGAAAAAGAGTTGGAAGAAGCTGAATTACTAGAAGCAGAAACTTTATCAGAAAATTTATTAAGTAGTAGCGAAAGTGATGAAGAATTTTCTGTAGCTGAATAGAATTGTTGACAAGGTCTTGAAATCAAGACCTTGTTTTGTGTTTTTGTACATTAAAAAGAATAAAAAGTGTGTCAAGCAATTTTGAAAATGTCCTAAAAATTTTTAAACATTAGCACCGCAATTTCGGTGCTTTTGCTTTGCAAGATACCTTAAATAAGAATCTTGTTTCCATGGATGACTCATTGGTGGAATATATTTATTTTTTCTTTCTTTGGCTTTATTTCTTCATCAAATTCTTTAGAATATGGACTGTGTTTCGGAACTTCCTGCATCAGGTAAATTTGATCAAGAATATTCACATATAATCCTCCATCAAATGATTCTATGACCATACAATCCATCTTATTTTTCATATAGCATGGGGTCCCGTTTGATGTCACCGGTATGTATATCTTATTTTTGAATTTGATACTGTGTCCTGCATCTATCTTTCTTGGTGAAAGAACCGCCAATGTATGATTAATCTTCTCCAATGATGGTTGCATTTCAAAGACCGATTTGGTACTATTGAGGTGTAGAGCAAATCTGTCATTGAATTTTTTAGGTATGAGTTTAAAAATTCATTGGCTGACTCTATATCTTTGATATGAGCACGTTTAAGCTCGACAGGCAATCTTGATTGAAAGGTCTGATTCAATCGTTCGATTCTGCCTTTGGCTTGAGCAATGCTCGTTGTTTTAATATCAACGCCAAGATTATGACAGGCATAGGAAAACTGTGTAAAGGTGTCTTCGTCATCAAAGGCGTTGTTTTTTCTTTTATATTCAAACACAGTGCGGCGATCAGTATAGAACATGGCAGGGATTCCATAGTTAGTGAGAATTTGATAAAAGACATGATAATAGCCATTTAATGTTTCCTGATGATCAAAACAAGCCCCAACCACCTCACCGGTAGCATCATCGACAGCAAGGTGAAGATGCCAAATTTGACCAGGAATCCACTCATAGCTGGATGCATCCATTTGAATCATCTCACCCTTATATTTACATCTAGGTCTTCTAGGATGAGCATCATTTTCATCAACAGAGGCAATGACTTCTTTGATTTGATTTTGAATTTTTCTAGAAGAAGTATTATTCAATTGAGCCTTCAGTTGATTTTTAAGGATTTTTCTAGTTTTTTTGGTAGCTTTAGGAGAAATAATATTTTCCTCTCTAAGCCATTTATTCAAGGTAGTATCACTGATTTTGACATAAAGATCATCATGAACGATTTCACAGAAATGAGTAAAATTGGCATTAGAGTAATAATCGACATATAATTTAATGATCTGATTTTTAATATCAAGAGGGATGGTAGTAGCAGGAGCTCTACCTCTATTGCCATGAACGAAACCAGCTTTTCCATAAGTTTTATATTTAATGATCAATCTATTAATGGTTCTGACAGAGCAGTTAAGTTTAACAGCAGCACGCTTTTTATTACCATTAGTTTCAACAAGTTTTTTAATAGTCAGATATTTATTTTCTTCATTCATTCTTAAAACAACCTTTCTCATAGAATAACCTCCCAACAAAAGTGAGATTATATAATAACATGAATTTTTGAATATGTCCTGCTAGCAGGACATATTCAACTTGGATACATTAAGACATTATCATATTTGAATCAGATTTGTATGATAAAAAGAATAAAAAGTGTTGACTTTATATATTTTGTCGTATATAATTGCTTTCGGTACTCGACTAAGAGTGCATTTTATCTAATCAAAAAATGAAACACCCGGAATTGTGTGTTAAGAAGAAAGGAAAGGAGAAAGACATGCCTACAATTAATCAATTAGTCAGAAAAGGACGTAGTGAAAAAACATCTAAATCAAAATCACCTGCGTTAAATAGAGGATATAACTCATTATTAAAAAAACCAACTAATATTAGTTCACCTCAAAAACGTGGAGTTTGTACTCGTGTTGCCACTATGACACCAAAGAAACCTAACTCGGCTTTACGTAAATATGCCCGTGTTCGTTTATCAAACGGAATGGAAGTAACTGCATATATTCCAGGAATTGGGCACAACTTACAAGAACACAGCGTTGTGTTAATTCGTGGAGGACGTGTTAAGGACTTACCAGGGGTTCGTTATCACATTATTCGTGGTACTATGGACTGTGCTGGGGTAAAAGATCGTATGCAAGGACGCTCTCGTTATGGAGCTAAAAAACCTAAAAAATAAGAGATAGGAGGAAAAACTGATGTCAAGAAGAGGACGTGTAGCAAAAAGAGATGTACTACCTGATCCAATTTACAATTCTAAGGTAGTTACAAAATTAATTAACAATATCATGCTTGATGGTAAAAAAGGTGTTGCGCAAAACATCTTGTATGAAGCATTTAAAAAGGTTGAAGAAAAAACTGGAAATCCTGCAATGGAAGTATTTGATCAAGCAATCAACAATATTATGCCTGTACTTGAATTAAAAGTAAGACGTATTGGAGGAGCTAACTATCAAGTACCTGTTGAAGTATCTCCAGAAAGAAGAATGACATTAGGTTTAAGATGGTTAGTTAACTATTCTCGTTTAAGAAATGAAAAAAGTATGATTGATCGTCTTGCTAATGAAATTATTGATGCCTCTAATGGAACTGGTGCTTCTGTGAAAAAGAAAGAAGATACTCATAAGATGGCTGAAGCAAATAAAGCATTTGCACATTTCCGTTGGTAATATATTATTTAGAGGAAATATTTGAAAGGAGAAAAATATGGCTCGTGAATTTTCGTTAGAAAAAACTCGTAATATTGGAATCATGGCTCACATTGATGCTGGTAAAACAACAACAACTGAACGTGTTCTTTATTACACTGGAAAAATTCATAAAATTGGTGAAACACATGACGGTGCTTCACAAATGGACTGGATGGAACAAGAGCAAGAACGTGGTATTACAATTACTTCAGCAGCCACAACTGCACAATGGAATGGATACCGTGTTAATATCATTGATACACCAGGCCATGTCGATTTCACTGTTGAAGTAGAACGTTCATTACGTGTACTAGACGGTGCGGTTACTGTATTGGATTCAAAAGCTGGTGTTGAACCTCAAACTGAAACAGTTTGGCGTCAAGCAACAACTTATGGTGTACCTAGAATTGTATTCTGTAATAAAATGGATGCAACAGGTGCTGACTTCTTAATGTCTGTTGAATCAATTGGAAAAAGATTAGATGCAAATGCTGTAGCTATTCAATTACCAATTGGTGCTGAAGATACTTTTGAAGGTGTTATTGACTTAATCAAAATGAAAGCTGTTCATTTCGAAGGAGCAAAAGGAGAAAACGTTGTTTACTCTGAAATTCCTGAAAATATGAAAGCACAAGCAGAAGAATATCGTCAAAAAATGATCGATTCTGCAGCATCATTTGATGATGATTTAATGATGAAAGTTTTAGAAGAAGAACCAGTTACTGAAGAAGAAATTAAAGCGGCTATCCGTAAGGGTGTATTAGCTGTTGAATTATTCCCAGTATTATGTGGTTCTGCATACAAAGATAAAGGTGTTCAATGTATGTTGGATGCTGTTATTGATTACTTACCTGCACCTACTGATGTTCCATCAATTAAAGGTGAAGATGAAGATGGTAATGAAATCGAAAGACATGCAAGTGATGATGAGCCATTCTCTGCATTAGCATTCAAAATTATGGCCGATCCATTTGTTGGAAAATTAACTTTCTTCCGTGTTTATTCAGGTTATGTTGAATCTGGATCATATGTATTAAACTCTTCTAAAGATAAAAAAGAACGTTTAGGACGTATCTTACAGATGCATGCTAATACACGTAAAGAAATTAGCGAAGTTTATGCAGGGGATATTGCTGCAGCAGTTGGATTTAAAAATACAACAACTGGGGATACTATCTGTGATGAAAAGAACTTCATTATCTTAGAAAAAATGGAATTCCCTGAACCAGTTATTGAATTAGCAATTGAACCAAAAACAAAACAAGACCAAGATAAATTAAGTAATGGTTTAGCAAGATTGGCTGAAGAAGACCCAACATTTAGAGTGACTACAAATCCAGAAACTGGTGATACTATTATCGCTGGTGTTGGTGAATTACACTTAGACGTTATCGTAGATCGTTTAAAGAGAGAATATAAAGTAGAAGCTAACGTCGGTGCTCCACAAGTTGCTTATCGTGAAACAATTAGAAAAACTGCTGACTGTGAAGGTAAATTCGTACGTCAGTCAGGTGGACGTGGACAATACGGGCATGTATGGATTAAATTTGAACCTAATGAAGGTAAAGGATTTGAATTCGTTGATGCCGTAGTTGGTGGTACTGTCCCTAGAGAATATATTGGTTCAGTTAAAGCTGGGCTTGAAGAAGCATTAGATAATGGTATGATAGCTGGTTATCCAGTATTAGATATTAAAGCAACATTATTTGATGGTTCTTACCATGATGTCGATTCATCAGAAATGGCATATAAAGTGGCTGCAAGTTTAGCATTAAAAGAAGCTGGTAAGAGATGTGATCCAGTTATCTTAGAACCAATCATGGCAGTTGAAGTTACTGCACCTTCAGAATATTTAGGAAGCGTTATGGGAGATATTTCTTCTAGACGTGGTATGATTGAAGGACAAGAAGAAAGAGGAAACGCTGTTTTAGTGCAAGCAAGTGTACCTTTATCTGAAATGTTTGGATATGTTACTGATTTAAGATCATTTACACAAGGACGTGGAAACTATACTATGCAATTCGATCGTTATGAACCAGTTCCTAAATCAATTGCTGAAAGTATTATTAAGAAAAATGGTGGAAATAATTAATCACTAAAAGTATTGCATTTTTCAATCAAATCATTTAGAATGTATATGTAAAAATTTAATGAAATTTATATAGGAGGAAGCTTAAATGGCTAAAGAAAAATTTGACCGCTCTAAAGCGCATGTTAATATTGGAACAATTGGTCACGTTGACCATGGTAAAACAACTTTAACTGCAGCTATCACTACTGTTTTAGCAAAAGAAGGAAATGCTCAAGCAATGGATTACGCTGCTATCGATGCTGCACCTGAAGAAAAAGAACGTGGTATCACAATCAACACTGCACACGTTGAATATCAAACAGCAACTCGTCACTATGCACACGTTGACTGTCCAGGTCATGCTGACTACATCAAAAACATGATCACTGGTGCTGCACAAATGGATGGGGCTATCTTAGTAGTAGCTGCTACTGATGGACCTATGCCTCAAACAAGAGAACACATCTTATTATCTCGTCAGGTAGGTGTACCTTACATTATCGTATTCTTAAATAAATGCGATATGGTTGATGATGATGAATTAATCGAATTAGTTGAAATGGAAGTTCGTGAATTATTAAATGAATACGGATTCCCAGGAGATGATACTCCAATTATTCGTGGATCAGCTTTAAAAGCATTAGAAGGAGATCCAAAATGGACACCAGCTATCACTGAATTAATGGATGCTGTAGATAGCTATATCCCAACTCCAACTCGTGATACTGATAAACCATTCTTAATGCCAGTTGAAGACGTATTTACAATCACTGGACGTGGAACAGTTGCTACAGGACGTGTTGAAAGAGGACAATTAAAATTAAATGACCCAATCGAAATCGTTGGTATTCATGAAACTCAAAATACAGTTGCTACTGGTATCGAAATGTTCCGTAAATTATTAGACTACGCTGAAGCAGGAGATAACGTAGGTGTATTATTAAGAGGTATCAACAGAGATCAAATTCAACGTGGACAAGTATTAGCTAAACCTGGTTCAGTACATCCACACAAAAAATTCGTATGCCAAGTTTACGTTTTATCAAAAGATGAAGGTGGACGTCATACACCATTCTTCTCTAACTATAGACCACAATTCTATTTCAGAACTACTGACATCACTGGTGTTATTGAATTACCAGAGGGTGTAGAAATGGTTATGCCTGGAGATAATGTAGAATTAACAGTTGAATTAATCCACGCAATCGCAATTGAAAATGGTACAAAATTCTCAATTCGTGAAGGTGGTAGAACTGTTGCTTCTGGAACAGTTACTGAAGTTATTGAATAATTTCGCAATAAAGGTATTCGTAATGGATACCTTTTTTGTTTACTCTTGTTAAAAAAAACGTTATGATGAATGAGGTAGAGTCAAAAATCTATGAAAGTTTTACTCTTTGCAACTTTACAAAGTGTACGATGACTCTGGCAGGATGCATTTATTTGAAAATCTTTCTTTGCCTTTTTCCAAAATTTACGGACTGCCATCTTTCCAATAAAAAAGCCCATTTTTGGGCGCAATGAGGGTATCGTTTCTCACGTCATTTTTTAAAAATGGTGAACTTTCTATGCTGCGTGATATTGTGAGCTGTACTCGATAAGTTGCAGCCATCTGTCAGGCATAAGCATATCCTTTTTGAACAGACCGTCATCAACAGGCGTCTTATAGTTCAGTGCTGAATGCCTTCTTAAGAAATTGAAGAAGCATACAAACAGGACCATATAACTATTTGCACATTCAAGCCTGTCATAGCCATTTGTTCCCTGATAGTTTTGCTTGTATGTCCTGTTGAGGCGCTCCTCAATCTGCTTGAAAGGTCTGTATTTCTGTGATTCCTCATCAAGATTCTTTACACCGATGACCTGATGCAGGTCAAACTTGATTCCATTGATTTCAAAGAAAACCTGTGCTGCATTATAGATTGGATTCCCATCTGTTATAAGAGTCATGTCATCTGGGATTTCACTGTAATGACTTAGACACTCATAAATAGATGTACAGGCACATTTTGTATCTCTTACGGGATAAATTGTGTAAGAAGTGATGATCTTTGTCTTGGGATCAGACCAGAAGAACACGTAATGATTCTTGCCTCTTATCTTAATATAGGTTTCATCGCCGGACAATATGGAGCCAAGCCTGTATGGATACCTGTCAACAAGAGGCTTGACCAGACGTGATACAGTTGTCGCATAGTTGATGACTGTCTGGTGTGATATTTTAAAGCCATGGACTTCCCTGATGATCAGTGCAGTCTTTCTTGAAGAAAGACCATAGTTGACGTAATAGGTCAATGCCAATCCAAGGATTCTGTGATCAAAATGAATTCTTGAAAGATTGACAGGAGTTGTGATGTTTTCTTCAGCCTTTTTAAGATTGTCAAGATTGAACTTGAAGTCACGATAGTGATAGCGAAGCCTGTACTGATTGCTTGAAGTCAGAAGGTGTTCTCCCTTTCCTTCATCGACAAGCTTTTTGTTTTTGATGTAATAGGGGCATTTCATGCTTGGGCATACAAAAACAAGATATCCCTGGCGGTCGTGCTTCATATCAAGCTTTTTGCCACAATGAGGACAGAAGATGCCCGTTTCACCGGAAAGAGAGATCTTCAGGGAGAATGTCTGGCAGCATACCTTGCACATGAATTGACCGCGACCATTGTTGTCATAGATATATTCATGAGGAGCACCACAAAAAGGGCAGACACCCTTAAAGTCAAAATTATTGTTTCTTCTGTTGACGGGCTTGATAGGACGACCATCCTTTAATGCATTTCTAAGAATATCTTCAAAACTCAGCTGAACAGGTGCTTCCTTTTTGAAGACAGGAGGCTCGTCAATTTTAAAGTCGGCATAAGGAATGGTATGATCATTCTTATTGGATTTCTTTAATTTCTTAAACTCTTTTTTAAGAGAGGGATTGATGTGTTTATCAAAGAAATCAATCATCCAGTCGAGATGGATTGTCACCTGCTCAAGGTGATAAATAAAATCAGAGGAATTAAGATGATACTCAACAGAATGAGGGATAGAATTTATCAACTGAAAGAAATCAATATATTTGGAAAACTTAAAGTTAGATTTAGAAAAAGAATTTAAATTATTTAAGATATGTGTTATAGTATTCATGTGAAATATCCTTTCGTTAGATTTTGTGTAAAGAATACTATAACATGGATATTTCACTTTTTTAATACAAATTTTAGAGAAATAGTAAAAAAATAAGAATACAAATTATTATTAAAATAGAACAAATAAAACAAATCAAGAGTAGTGCATTTGTGTTGTCATATAGCAACTTTTGACACTACCATGAATGAGAAGGGGGTATTTTATGGAAAAACTATTTTTCTTTGATATAGATGGGACATTGATTGAGTGCAATAAGGGTATTTATAGCATACCACAAGATGTCAGAGATGGATTAAGAAGTTTACAAAAAAAGGACATGATGTTTTTTAGCGACAGGAAGATGTAAGTGTTTTATTGTTGATGGTGTAATGGATTATCCTTTTAGTGGATATGTGACTTGTAATGGTGCTTATGTAGAATATAAAGGAAAAGAAGTTTATAAAAAAGTGGTCAGTCAAGAAGCAATCAAAAAAACACATGAACTGTGTCTAAAAAGAAATCTAGCCTATTATTTTGAAGGTAATGATTTTATTTATGTATTAAATAAGCAAAATCCTCGACATATCGAGTTTAAAGATAATTGGGGTATGAAAGATAAGGTTATTATTGATGATTTTTGTATAGATGAAATAGAAACATATATTGGAATGATTGTTTTAAATTCATCAGATGATATTGTTCCTATGTATGAAGCTTTATCGGCTTATTTCGATATTCAACAACATCAAAGTGGTTTGTCTTTTGATTTAACTTTAAAAGGAGAATCCAAAGCAAAAGGAATTCAAAAACTGGTTGAGGCTTTAGGAAAAACAATGGAAGATACAGTGGCTTTTGGTGATGGACGTAATGATGTTGAAATGATTTCACAAGTTCATTTAGGGATAGCTATGGGAAATGCCGTATCTCAAACAAAGAAAGTTGCTGATTTTGTAACAGATAATGTTGATTGTGATGGGATTATGAAAGCACTTGAACATTTTTCGTTTCTTTAATGTTTATAGTTGAAATTGTAATGTTGATTTGATAAAATAAATATACAGAGTAATTCTGAATTTGTTTGTTAAAGGAGATATTGAAAAATGGATGAACAAGAACAAGTAGTTATTAACCTTATCGTAAACAGTGGTAGTGCACGTAGCTCAGCTATCGAAGCTATTCAATATGCTAAAGCTGGTGATTTAGATAAGGCTGATGAATCATTACAAAATGCAAAAGAAACTGTAAATGAAGCACATCATGCACAAACTGAATTAATTCAAGCAGAAATTAGAGGAGAAAAAGCTCCATTAAATTTATTAATGGTACATGCACAAGATCATTTAATGACTGCATTAGTTGTTATTGATTTAGCACAAGAATTTATTGATCTTTATAAAAAAATTAAATAAATATAATCATTAATAATTTTAAGATGAAATCCTATTAATTGAATTTGACTCAATTAATAGGATTTTTTGTATGCCGGGCATGGCATATATCTAGGTGGTGAAAGTCCACTGTGGGGGCGATGTCGCAACTGCCAACCACTAGCCAATATCAAGGGTGTCTATCGTGAGATGGAATCTGAAAGAAGATGGAGGCAAAGTCCTGGTCCGAGGAACACGAATCACATCAGGCATATAATAGGGACGAGTGTGCAAAACAACACGAAGTCATAAGAGGTTGCGGAATAGGACTATTATATGTAAATGTGGCGGATATATGGGAGGAAAGAGATATGACCTTATCCCGGGAGGTCTCACTAGCGATACAGCAGTAACAACGAATAGTGAGAAGTCAGCAGAAGTCGTAGTAGTAAGGAAGTGACTGTAATGGTCATGGAGCGAAGGACTGAATAAATCTATCAGTTATTGAATTTTGAATTGATTTCATTATACGAAACCGTGGAGATAGACGAGTACACTAGAAGACCCGAAAGAAGAATGTAGGGAAGGTGAGTATAATGGATAGCGAAAGAAATGGAGGTAACGAAAATATGAAAACTGATAACACATTGCTTGAGGAAATGCTTAGTGATACTAATCTAGAACTAGCATTTACACAAGTCAAACGAAACAAAGGTGCAAGTGGAGTAGATGGAATGGAAGTAGCTGAACTTAAAGACTATTTAGATAAACATCTAGAAGAAATTAAGGACAGTATACGAAACAAGACATATAAGCCACAACCTGTGAGAAGAGTAGAAATACCCAAACCCGATGGCGGAATACGAAATCTAGGAGTGCCAACAGTACTTGATAGATTTGTCCAACAAGCCATAGCCCAAGTGTTAATACCTATCTATGAACCAATATTCAGTGACAATAGTTTTGGATTTAGACCAAATAGATGTTGCGAAATGGCAATCATCAAAGCATTGGAATATATGAATGAAGGCTATCAGTGGATAGTAGATATAGACCTAGAAAAGTTCTTTGATACAGTTAATCATGATAAACTTATTTCACTTGTCATGAAAGATGTAAAGAGTGGAGAAATAGTATCCCTAATTAGG carries:
- a CDS encoding DDE-type integrase/transposase/recombinase — protein: MNTITHILNNLNSFSKSNFKFSKYIDFFQLINSIPHSVEYHLNSSDFIYHLEQVTIHLDWMIDFFDKHINPSLKKEFKKLKKSNKNDHTIPYADFKIDEPPVFKKEAPVQLSFEDILRNALKDGRPIKPVNRRNNNFDFKGVCPFCGAPHEYIYDNNGRGQFMCKVCCQTFSLKISLSGETGIFCPHCGKKLDMKHDRQGYLVFVCPSMKCPYYIKNKKLVDEGKGEHLLTSSNQYRLRYHYRDFKFNLDNLKKAEENITTPVNLSRIHFDHRILGLALTYYVNYGLSSRKTALIIREVHGFKISHQTVINYATTVSRLVKPLVDRYPYRLGSILSGDETYIKIRGKNHYVFFWSDPKTKIITSYTIYPVRDTKCACTSIYECLSHYSEIPDDMTLITDGNPIYNAAQVFFEINGIKFDLHQVIGVKNLDEESQKYRPFKQIEERLNRTYKQNYQGTNGYDRLECANSYMVLFVCFFNFLRRHSALNYKTPVDDGLFKKDMLMPDRWLQLIEYSSQYHAA
- the tuf gene encoding elongation factor Tu is translated as MAKEKFDRSKAHVNIGTIGHVDHGKTTLTAAITTVLAKEGNAQAMDYAAIDAAPEEKERGITINTAHVEYQTATRHYAHVDCPGHADYIKNMITGAAQMDGAILVVAATDGPMPQTREHILLSRQVGVPYIIVFLNKCDMVDDDELIELVEMEVRELLNEYGFPGDDTPIIRGSALKALEGDPKWTPAITELMDAVDSYIPTPTRDTDKPFLMPVEDVFTITGRGTVATGRVERGQLKLNDPIEIVGIHETQNTVATGIEMFRKLLDYAEAGDNVGVLLRGINRDQIQRGQVLAKPGSVHPHKKFVCQVYVLSKDEGGRHTPFFSNYRPQFYFRTTDITGVIELPEGVEMVMPGDNVELTVELIHAIAIENGTKFSIREGGRTVASGTVTEVIE
- a CDS encoding HAD-IIB family hydrolase, whose translation is MDYPFSGYVTCNGAYVEYKGKEVYKKVVSQEAIKKTHELCLKRNLAYYFEGNDFIYVLNKQNPRHIEFKDNWGMKDKVIIDDFCIDEIETYIGMIVLNSSDDIVPMYEALSAYFDIQQHQSGLSFDLTLKGESKAKGIQKLVEALGKTMEDTVAFGDGRNDVEMISQVHLGIAMGNAVSQTKKVADFVTDNVDCDGIMKALEHFSFL
- the fusA gene encoding elongation factor G — encoded protein: MAREFSLEKTRNIGIMAHIDAGKTTTTERVLYYTGKIHKIGETHDGASQMDWMEQEQERGITITSAATTAQWNGYRVNIIDTPGHVDFTVEVERSLRVLDGAVTVLDSKAGVEPQTETVWRQATTYGVPRIVFCNKMDATGADFLMSVESIGKRLDANAVAIQLPIGAEDTFEGVIDLIKMKAVHFEGAKGENVVYSEIPENMKAQAEEYRQKMIDSAASFDDDLMMKVLEEEPVTEEEIKAAIRKGVLAVELFPVLCGSAYKDKGVQCMLDAVIDYLPAPTDVPSIKGEDEDGNEIERHASDDEPFSALAFKIMADPFVGKLTFFRVYSGYVESGSYVLNSSKDKKERLGRILQMHANTRKEISEVYAGDIAAAVGFKNTTTGDTICDEKNFIILEKMEFPEPVIELAIEPKTKQDQDKLSNGLARLAEEDPTFRVTTNPETGDTIIAGVGELHLDVIVDRLKREYKVEANVGAPQVAYRETIRKTADCEGKFVRQSGGRGQYGHVWIKFEPNEGKGFEFVDAVVGGTVPREYIGSVKAGLEEALDNGMIAGYPVLDIKATLFDGSYHDVDSSEMAYKVAASLALKEAGKRCDPVILEPIMAVEVTAPSEYLGSVMGDISSRRGMIEGQEERGNAVLVQASVPLSEMFGYVTDLRSFTQGRGNYTMQFDRYEPVPKSIAESIIKKNGGNN
- a CDS encoding ISNCY family transposase; amino-acid sequence: MRKVVLRMNEENKYLTIKKLVETNGNKKRAAVKLNCSVRTINRLIIKYKTYGKAGFVHGNRGRAPATTIPLDIKNQIIKLYVDYYSNANFTHFCEIVHDDLYVKISDTTLNKWLREENIISPKATKKTRKILKNQLKAQLNNTSSRKIQNQIKEVIASVDENDAHPRRPRCKYKGEMIQMDASSYEWIPGQIWHLHLAVDDATGEVVGACFDHQETLNGYYHVFYQILTNYGIPAMFYTDRRTVFEYKRKNNAFDDEDTFTQFSYACHNLGVDIKTTSIAQAKGRIERLNQTFQSRLPVELKRAHIKDIESANEFLNSYLKNSMTDLLYTSIVPNRSLKCNHHWRRLIIHWRFFHQER
- the rpsL gene encoding 30S ribosomal protein S12, which encodes MPTINQLVRKGRSEKTSKSKSPALNRGYNSLLKKPTNISSPQKRGVCTRVATMTPKKPNSALRKYARVRLSNGMEVTAYIPGIGHNLQEHSVVLIRGGRVKDLPGVRYHIIRGTMDCAGVKDRMQGRSRYGAKKPKK
- a CDS encoding PTS lactose/cellobiose transporter subunit IIA, with the translated sequence MDEQEQVVINLIVNSGSARSSAIEAIQYAKAGDLDKADESLQNAKETVNEAHHAQTELIQAEIRGEKAPLNLLMVHAQDHLMTALVVIDLAQEFIDLYKKIK
- the rpsG gene encoding 30S ribosomal protein S7 → MSRRGRVAKRDVLPDPIYNSKVVTKLINNIMLDGKKGVAQNILYEAFKKVEEKTGNPAMEVFDQAINNIMPVLELKVRRIGGANYQVPVEVSPERRMTLGLRWLVNYSRLRNEKSMIDRLANEIIDASNGTGASVKKKEDTHKMAEANKAFAHFRW